The nucleotide window CGCGTCGGGGTTGGCCATGGACACCACGATGCCGTCGACGCCCTGGTTCACCGCGGCCTCGATGAGCTGGGACTGCCGCTGCGGGTCGCCGTCGCTCTGGTAGTCGACGCCGACGCCGAGGTCGTCACCGGCCGCCTTGGCGCCCTTCTGCACGACGTCCCAGAAGGCGTCACCGGCCGAGCCGTGGGTGACGACGGCGAACTGCAGGTCGCCGTCCGCGGTGCCCCCGCCGCCGCTCGGGGCGGCTGCGGTGGTCTCGCCCTCGCCGCCGGAGTTCTCCGTGGAGCAGCCCAGGAGCACCAGGGGTGCTGCCAGAGCGAGTGCGAGCAGCCGCTTGCGTCGAGCCATGATGTGCCTGTCCTCCTGTGTGGCGGCGCAGCGCTGCCCCGCTGGTCTCCTCCCCCGGCGGTCCTCGACCGGGACCCCGACGGGGAGTGCGCGGGCACCAGGGGTCCCCCGGTGCCTGTCGTCGGCCCCTGATCATGCCGGGCGCGCCGCGCGATCGTCCCACGGACCTGCCGACGGGACCTCCTCGTGGCCTCACCGACACCCGACCGGGTGGCTCCCGCCGGGCCGACCGAGCCTCGCCGGCGGCCACCTACGCTCAGCTCGTGGACGTGATGGGCTCAGGGCACGAACAGGTCGTCTTCTGCTCCGACCCGCAGTCGGGGTTGCGCGCGGTGATCGCGGTGTACTCGACCGCGCTCGGTCCCGCACTCGGCGGCACCCGCTTCTTCCCCTACGCCTCCGAGGAGGCGGCGGTGACCGACGCGCTGGCGCTGTCGAGGGCGATGGCCTACAAGAACAGCCTCGCCGGGCTCGACCTGGGCGGCGGCAAGGGCGTCATCATCGGCGACCCGCGGACCGACAAGACCGAGGCGCTGCTGCGCGCCTACGGCCGGTTCGTGGAGAGCCTCGGCGGGCGGTACCTCACCGCCTGCGACGTGGGCACCTACAACGCCGACCTGGACGTCGTGGCCCGGGAGACCCGCTTCGCGCACGGCCGGTCGGAGGCCTTCGGCGGGTGCGGCGACTCCTCGGTGCTCACCGCCTTCGGCGTCTTCCAGGGCATGCGCGCCGCCGCCCAGCACCGCTGGGGCTCCCCGTCGCTGGCCGGGCGCACCGTCGCGGTCGCCGGGGTGGGCAAGGTCGGCTCGCACCTGGTCGACCTCGTCGTGGGCGACGGCGCGTCCGCGGTGGTCACCGACGTCGACCGGGCCGCCGTCGACCGCGTGCTGGCCCGCCACCCCGGCGTGACCGCCGTGGCCGACACCGCGGCGCTGGTGCGCACCCCGCACGACGTCTACGCCCCCTGCGCGCTCGGCGGCGCCCTGGACGACGAGACCGTCGCCGTCCTGCCCGCCCAGATCGTCTGCGGCGGCGCGAACAACCAGCTGCCGCACGCCGGCACCGCGGAGCTGCTGCGGGCCCGGGGCGTCCTCTACGCCCCGGACTACCTGGTCAACGCCGGCGGCGTGATCCAGGTCGAGGACGAGCGGCACGGGTTCTCCTTCGCCCGGGCCGAGGCGCGGACGACGACGATCTACGACGTCGCCCTGCGGGTGTTCACCACCGCCGAGGCCGAGGGCGTCTCCCCCGCGGTGGCGGCCGACCGGCTGGCCGAGGAACGGATGACCTCCGTGGGCCGGCTGGCCACCATCCGCCTGCCCCGCTGACGGCCTCGCCGGCTTAAAGCCCGGCCTGCATCGCGACTCCCTGGTGCTGCCAGGTCGCGTCGTCGTGGCTGGCACCGTGCTGCCAGTTCCAGCCGCTGAGAATCACCTCGGTGACGTTCTCGTGAGTCGCCAAGCGTTGCCCGTACCCGGTCAGCCCTAGCACGATGTCGAAGGAGAGCCGGATGTCCACGACACGGGTGCGGGTGCAGACCGCAGCGACGCTTGGAGTCACCGGCACGCTTAACAGGACCAACTCCTCAACCGGTTGCGCTGCGTTGACCGCGCGCGCCACCACCTCACCGCCGTAGCTGTGGGCGAAGACGGTCCGCAGTCCGCCGGGGGCGGCAGTCGTCGCCCAACGCGCGAACCGGGTTGAAGCTTTCGCGCGGTGGCTCGCTCGACAGAAGCCATCCCACCCGAACTCCATGCCCTGGTCATAGAGGTCCGGTCGGTGCCGTGCCTTCATGTAGTCGAAGAAGTCCCCACCTGCCTGCCACCAGTCACCCACCCATCCCCACGTTCCATGGACGATCGTCGACATCTGCGCGTGACCCGGTTCACGATTCGACTGCGAAGAGGTCGGCGGCGGGGAGCCAGGGTCCCTCGACAGGAAGGCGGCCATGGCTATTTGCTGAGTCAGCTTGTCTGAGGAGCGGAGACCGAGATGCAGCCGCTCCTCGACCAGCATTTGGACCCACCAGAGGTCGAGCGCTGTGCCCCACGACGCGCAATGGTCGGCCCACTGAACGTCCGACCAGTCGACCAGCTCACTAGCGTCGTCGGGCGACACTGGATGGAACACCCCCGTCAGCCCGCCGATGAGCCTTGGCGCAGCAAAGCGGGCGTCCTCATTGAGAATCCGCCACAGTGCAGCGGCAGCTGTGGCCGACTCACGCTCAAGAGGACTACGTAGCAGTTCGATCAGGTAGAGCACCGCATCGCGCAGCTGCGCAGAGGTCGCCAACTGCTCCCAGCGCTGCACTCGGGCTTCGTCTAGGTCCCGACCGAGTCTTGACCGCTCCAGTTCCTCCACCGAGACGTCCCGTGCTGAAGCCTGCCTTTCGAGCATCCTCTCGGAGAAGCCGAGCTCGATCAGCGGTTCGCGTAGCCGGGCGACCGTCTCACGGCTACCGATCGCCCAGGTGGCAACAGCTGCCGCACGAGCTGCGTTGGCACCCTCGAACTCTGAGGACACGACGAGGCTCTCGCGCGCGCTCGAGACGCGGAAAGAGGTCGAATCGGACGCTGCAGACTCGCTCATCGGATGCTCCTCACGGCTTCAAGTCAGGTCTCACCGCGCGAGACCAAGACGAGGATCGGCAGCTGAGCGAGCCGTCTTGAGCTGGCGAGATTATGAGACGACGGTCACCTATCACCTCCTGAGGAGGGGGCCGGGGGGAGGGATGCGTGCCCGTGACCGATCCGTGTCGTAAGCTGCCTCCAGGACATAGTCACTCAGTCGGGGTCGCCACACGGGCCGTCCAGCCCAGTGCTGGACGACGATCCGCACTCCGTCACGAGGGGGTCGAGCCATGGGGCGCGGCCGAGCGAAGGCCAAGCAGACACGCGTGGCCCGTGAGCTCAAGTACAGCTCACCCAACACCGATCTGACGGCACTCCAGCGCGAGCTCGCTGGACAGCCGTCGTCGTTCCCGACCCGTGCGCCGAAGGACGACGACGACGAGGACGAGCCCCAGGCCGAGACCTGGCTGGGGGACGACGAGGACGACGACTGGGCTGCCACCAGTCGTTGACCTGACGGTCGGCACACGTACCACCGCGACACCGCTGCCCCTCCGGGGT belongs to Modestobacter sp. L9-4 and includes:
- a CDS encoding Glu/Leu/Phe/Val dehydrogenase; this translates as MGSGHEQVVFCSDPQSGLRAVIAVYSTALGPALGGTRFFPYASEEAAVTDALALSRAMAYKNSLAGLDLGGGKGVIIGDPRTDKTEALLRAYGRFVESLGGRYLTACDVGTYNADLDVVARETRFAHGRSEAFGGCGDSSVLTAFGVFQGMRAAAQHRWGSPSLAGRTVAVAGVGKVGSHLVDLVVGDGASAVVTDVDRAAVDRVLARHPGVTAVADTAALVRTPHDVYAPCALGGALDDETVAVLPAQIVCGGANNQLPHAGTAELLRARGVLYAPDYLVNAGGVIQVEDERHGFSFARAEARTTTIYDVALRVFTTAEAEGVSPAVAADRLAEERMTSVGRLATIRLPR
- a CDS encoding DUF3073 family protein, which codes for MARELKYSSPNTDLTALQRELAGQPSSFPTRAPKDDDDEDEPQAETWLGDDEDDDWAATSR